In the Oscarella lobularis chromosome 9, ooOscLobu1.1, whole genome shotgun sequence genome, AGCGTAAAGAGAACGTAAAAAAgagagcagcagcagtaaTCCAACCCAAAAGAGTGATCAATGCTATAGCAACAAGGCGGAAACCAAGTCCACCCACACTTGTCGATAGGTTTGGTATGGCGTTTGACGCTCTGAGTCGCAATAGCTTTATCACAATTGCAATGTATGTACCTCCTGTTATTAGTACAAGAACGCACATGATTGCAAAAACGATTGGTATTGGTAATAAATGAACGTCCATGCCAGAAGAGCCAATTTTACTAAATAGAAAACTATAGGAAAGCAGTGGAAGACAATCCATTGGGGAGATAAGAGCAAAGGTTGAATTGTCTGGAATTAGTCGATTGGTCACGTTGTTTGCATCTTTTATTTCTTGCGTTTTCACAGTGTATGCGAGCCCAAAATGATTGGATGTCAATATGACATTGCAGGTTGCAACTATGACAGCAATAATCCACTCTGCAGAAAGAAACGCTGTTAGACAGCGACGCGAAAAGGGTCTTATACAGAAGAATCGGCCAAAAACTACAGCTGCATAATAAAAAGCAATCGTGGCGCCAAGCATGGCAGAAGCACATATGCACGTAGTTTCCAAAAAGGCACAAATAACACACAGTGACATCATGAGTGGTATGTCATTGGGTGATACCCAAGCAGAGCAGAGAAATTTTCCAGACATCAAGACATACACACAAAGTTGAATTCCGAGAAAAAAGTCCGCAAAAGCGAGATTTATGACAAGTATTGATGGTATGCTATTCCGTTGCTCCTTTTTCGATAAACAGCGCCACTGTATGACAGCCATATTGCCGGCAACGATTAGTAAGCTAAGAGCCAGCCAAATGGCACTGCCATCCTGCAAGGCGGATGCATCCACAGGATCACCGTAGTTATCCTTCCAGACTAGACCCCGGCGACCTCGCGTCTCGTTACATAGCGGAGAAACGTTAAAGAAATCATAGTTGTATCGTTCAGGAACAACAGTTGGTGCAGCAATAGACGAATTTTCCATAAGCTTTCTTTGGGTACCTAATAGCCGGGCTCCAAAGAAATCGTAGTCACATGACAAAAACTTGAGTCTTTTCGGACGTCGCAAAAAGCTTAGCTCTTCAAGCGATCACTATTCTTTGTTTAACGTATGATTAATATTCTTTGTGTTTGTTTTCAGAAAATTGGGGCCTCTTTCGAGGAAAATCGAAATTCGAAGTCCCTCTTCGCCTAATCGTTTAGATGGGTATTGAACGAGGCTTTTACTTGACTCGTCTCTTACTTAAAACGAGTAAGGAACCGTAAAAGCGTACGTCTACGTAACATGCAAATGCCGTCGGCCAAGTTCCGTCGAGCTAGCTGTCTGCTTGGTCATGCCCGCGTAGAAATAAGAGGTTCGTTTTCAGAGACCAGATCTTCTATTCCCATGGGTCTCCCAATTTTGAACCCTTGAACACAGCACCTTGTCTCACTCTAGGGAAAATGATATCGCTATCCCTCTCCCTATTGAAAGCGTAGCGATCCAATCATAGACAGACTTCGTAATTTCATCATTTAAACGACAGCCCACGCTATCCGGTGGCGAGACTCGTTATCAAGGATGCATCTTCTGCGATCCGGTTCCTAATCCGCTCGTTCAGCTGCATCACGCAGCGCGACAGCACCCCATGTATCATAGAGACCGTGGGCGAGGACGTGGGCGAAGGCGAGGGCGTGGAAGAGGCTACAGAGGCCCATGAGATGTGCTActaataaatcaatttctGAATGGACTACAGACTAAGTGGTTGCAACGCTAATACGTAATTTACGTACATTTAGACCCTCACTTATTTGACTTCCCAGTGAGCTGATCGCTGAGTCAAACGAAAATGTTAGGTATTCGATTAAGCATACCGCAGCAATGCGAATCAGCGTAGAAGTAACCCCTATACGGTAGGATCTGATACAGCCGTGACAGTGAAACACAGCACGTTCCATACATTGATTAATGAAAGCAATAACAAAATGATCCATATAAAGAAGCACGCAGCGCAAAATAGATATCTTTTGTCACAAGTACCAGTTTTTGCTGCAGTCAATTTGTGTCGGTGTCACTTGGTATAAGTCCAGTGGGAAGAAGCGATTCACTGTCATTTGTCACGTCTTCTATTGGAATGGGTTTTCCGATCTTGAAGCACGCCAtttgtttgaattttttcaccGCGTTCATAAAGGGTCGTGAAGTCAGGGTGAACGTAAGAGGATTGCTCAGTGCAACAAAAGCAAACGGCACCGATACCCAAAAACCTGAGAAGttaacgaagaagaaagcagcAGCTGTAATCCAACCCAGAAGAGTGATCACCGCTATAGCAACAAGACGCTGGCTGAGTCTATTCACACTTGTTGACACGTTTGCTAGTAGAGCGCTTGATGCTCTAGCTTGCAATACTTTTATCACAATTGCTATGTATGCTCCTGCTGTTGTTAGTACAAAACCACACATGACTAGAAAAACGACTGCTACTGGTAAGATACTGTACTTTGTATTCGCAGAAAAAAGGTGAAGTTTGCTTACAGATAGACACTTCCCTGGAAATATaacagaaaacgttgaaTGACTAGGTCTGCTTTGTGTTTTCACTTGATATGGCCCAAACTGATAAGGTACCACAGTCATACTCTCAATCAGAGCAATAATCCACTCTGTGCATAACATAGTTTTTATGCAGACACTTGAGAAGCGAACAGTGCGGGATAATCTTCCAAAAAATACAGCCGCATAATACAAGGCAATTGTCCCGCCAGTCATGGCAGAAGCAAATATGCTTGTAGTTTCTAAAAATCCACAAAGAGAGCACAGTGATGTCATACGTTGTACGTTATTTGGAGAGACCCAAGCAGAACATAGCCAATCGCCGGACATCAAGACATAAACAAGCAATTGTATTCCGAAGAGAAAGTCTGAAATGGCAAGATTCATGACGAGTATTGATGGTATACTATATCGAAGTTCTTTTCTCGATAAACAACGCCATGTCATGACAGTCATGTTGCCAACAATGACTAGCAAGCAAATAACTAGCCAAAAGGTGTTGACATTCTGTGaggcgtcgacgtccaaACTCAGGACAATACCTCGCTCCTTGTTACACAGCAGAGAAGCATTAGCATATTGTTCAGGAATTGAGGTAGTTTCCTCTCTGGTTTCGCCCATTTGCTCACGATAAGATCCCGGATAAGATAAGAGCACATGAAACGTTtcggacgtcgccgagagCGTTGTCGTTTATCTGACCGCTCTTTAGGCCTACATTGCGCAGGAAGTCGAGGATCCCTTGAGAAACAGTTTCTGTCATCGCGCTTCCCTTGGTTGTTTGCGAGGTAAGAGACACAGTCCCAGGTCTAAGAAAATCGTCCTCTGCAGCATAATTTTCCACACAGCTGTTGCGTACAGTAGACTATAGTAGTATGTCGAGCTAAGGTAATCCGTGTAGAGTGGGAGATAGACGAGCATTGCTCACCGAGGAGCAGCTAGATGCCATAGACAAAAAATTTCTGTCAgccaaacaaacaaacaaaagatTCAAAAGTTCATTAGACTCATGCATTGATGCATAGACAACACTGAATACAACGTAGATGTCTTGTCTTTCCTGTGAACTACTACTCTTCACTGTCACTTGGTGGAGCCTCTGTAGAAATTAGAGATTCGCTGTCATTGGACACGTCTTCAATTCGGGTGGGTCTGCCAATCTTGAAAAATAGTTTTTGCTTGAATTTTCTGATTGACTTTAAAAATGGTTGTGACGTAAACGTGAATATGATGGGATTGCACAATGCAACGGCAGTAAACGGTAGCATCTGCGCAAAGAATAATTCCGTGCGATAGAAGTGGACGAGAATAAAAGAGACCCAGGCTGGGAAAGTGAGCCCAATTATAGCAATCAGGCGAAAATCATCTCCTTTCAGTCTTGGCTTTGGTTCTCTAGATAGAGTCAGTTTTCTTAGCGTTGCCATGTATGTTAACATCGCTACAGCCATGATGAAGTACACAATTAGAAAAATAGTGAACAAAGCAGGATTGGAGTAAGGTGCATAACTTAGGGGAAGACACGTTACTGTTCCAATCACAGCAATGTTCTCAGTAAAATTGATTGCGCTTGTAGGATCGTCGTGCATTTCCATTTGGTATACAGAGCCGTACTGATCAAATAACAGTTTTTCTGTCAAGCTGGCGACAGCAATGACAGTGATCCACTCTATAGAAACTAAAATCATGACACCGCGACGCGAAAGATGTTTCATACAACAGCATCCGCCTAAAATCACTGAATAATAGAAGGCGATCGTAGCAGAGATGATAACGGAAGCATAAATGCTCGTTGTTTCCAAAATTCCACAAATAGAGCATAAAGATTTCATCAAGGTTGTGCTATTTGGCGAAAGCCAAAGAAAGCAGAGCCAATTGCTGTACAACGTGATATACAGAATCAGTTGAACGCCGAGGAAAAAATCTGATGCAGCTAGATTAACGACGAGTATTGATGGTATGCTATACCGTTGGTCTTTGCCTGTTCGGCAACGCCAAATTACGACAGTCAAGTTGCCTGCAATGATTAGTAAGCCAAGAATTAGCCAGAGAACAACACTTTCGTGCAGGATCGTTTCCGAAGAGGAGTCACCGTTCATATTTATGACCATATGATGTTTGCCGTTCCATGTCTTGTTACACAGCAGATTTTCAGAAGCTTTGCTGTCAGGTTCATCGAGTAGAGATGCATTTTCCATCTTCTGTATGATCAAATAGAGTCTAAGAGCAAGAGCTTGAAGGTAAGAAGCGTTGCTGTGAGGTTCATCTCCAGATCCAACGAGTAGAGACGCATTTTCCATCTTCTGTTTGATCAAATAAAATCTAAAAGCAAGAGCTTGACGTTATGAAGCTTCGCATAAACTTCGGGAGATAGCTTCTCACTCTAGGGAAAGGATCTCTCTCCCTACTGAAACTGGATAGCGCGGCGACCCAATCATAGACGGACTTCGTAATTTAATCATTTAAATGATATCAGCCTACGCAACAAACAACTGACGTCAAGGGATAACCCTAAACTTGCGCAATAGAGACAGGAGTACTGTACATTTATCAGCTACCAACAAGCTCATGCAATTTTCTGCTAAGCTCTTTCACCACGTCAGGATTTTTTGAGGCGatattttcgttttcaaatgCGTCAAAGTCGGCCTCATCGTCGTTCTGATGGTCGTACAGCTCAACGCCAATTTGATCATTCCACTCAGGCTTCAAATCGGTCCCATTCCATTTAACCCACTCCGTGTACCGATATCGATCTGTTCTCATACTGTAACCCATGTAGCGGATCTCCGCTCGATTCGTTTGCTTGCAACTGTCCTTCTTCGAAACGTCAGGATCCGGATTACATCTCGGATACTGCGACAAGGAAGCGTTCTTAACGCTTCgactgacgtcgtcaaacaAAGCAGCCAACGACTTCCCTTCCAAATTCTCCTCCCTCGCCGGCGGAAGTCCGGCAAGCTCGATGAGCGTCGGATAAAGATCAACGAGCTCCACAAGAGCCATCGTTCGTTTCCCCATCGACGCCTTTTTCCACGGCACGCGAAACATGAGCGGCACGCGAGTCCCCAATTCGAAATTCGTCATTTTACACCATTCATTGTGCTCGCCCAATTGCCAACCGTGATCGCCGTgaaacgagacgatcgtGTCGTCGGCCAGACCAAGACTATCCAAACTCTCGAGAAGTTCGCCGACAAGCGAATCGACGTAACTCGTGGCCGCGTAGTAGGCGCGACGCATCATCTGCTGAACGTCGATcggaaacggcgtcgttcgattgAACGGCGGATAGTGTAGGTCCGAATAATGATTTTCCGGTAGGCATCCGTGCCAGGCGATGGGCGGCATTCCGTCGGGCGGGAGACGATGTTTCGCCGGAATTATTTCATCGACGTTTGGATaattcttcaaaaattcCTCGGGAAATCTCCACGAGAGGTGTGGCTTCAGGAATCCGATTCCCAAAAAGAAGGGCTGTTTCGTTTTGGCGACGTACTCGAGTCGCTCGCGCACAACcgccgtcgaattgacgtcggcgaagtAGGTCCCGTTCGACGGTAGCGCGCACCAGATCGTCTCGTTCGGGCACGTTTGTGGCTTCGAGAAGACGTACGGGAATTGATCGAGATTCGACCACGAGGGTGGATCGTTCTGCGGCGGGAGACTCGGGTGATAGAGCTTGCCGACGCCCGACGAGAAGTAGCCGTGGTTCTTGAAGTACTGCGGTAGCGACGTCCAGTTGAGACCGACGCTCGGCTCGCGAAAGTGATCGATGAAATTCCACGATTTCGTCGTGTCGGGACGCCGTCCCGTCATGAATGAGTTGCGTGACGGGCCGCAGAGGGCTTGTTGACAGTAGGCGCGGTCGAATACGAGCGATTCTTTCGCCAGCTTGTCGATGTTGGGCGTGTGGACGCATTTTTGGCCGTAAGCGCCGAGACTTGGGCGAaggtcgtcgacgacgatgaaaaggacgttctttttttgatcTGCTGTTTGGCCTGCTGCAAAGAGGGCGAGCTCGAAGCAGACGAGGAGATGGAGTCTCATCGTCGATCGTGTTTTCATCACGTGAGTTTCATGCTGGCGCGACGTGACGCCCTCGTGGACGCCTTCGGTCAGGAGTGCTGATTCCTGAACGATAGATACGACTATGATTTCCTAGCGAACTGCCTCCACCGCCGTCCATTTCTGTCCATTTCTGCCATATGTTTAGCCGGGCTCCAGAAAAATCGTTACCATCAACGAGTCACATGATAGGAACTTCAGCCTTTTCGGACGTCGCCAAAAGCTTCACCCCTTCAAACGACCGTCGTCCTTTGTTTAATGTATGATCAGCATTCTTTAGGCTTGTTTTTAGAAAatcggggccccttttgaggaaaatcgaaatttcgaaGCCCCTCTTGGCCTAATCGTTTAGATGGGTAATGAATGAAACTTTTAGTTGACTCATCTCTCCTTTACCACGCTTTTCTCTACCCAACGCTCATGCTTAGAAGGAATAAGGAGACGCAACACCTTCTGAATGCGAGAAGACTCGCTAAGAAACGAGTAAGGACAGAAACAGGGACCGTGAAAGCATACATACGTGCACTAACATGCGAACGCTACCGGGCGAAGCTCCGTTTCAGCTGTCCAACTCTTGAGTGCTTGCTGGTGCTCGTGAAGGAGGAATAAGAGAGTCGTTTTCAGAGGCCATATCTTCTATTCTGATCGGTTTCCCAATTTTGAACAGCACCTTCCTCCTGAATTTTCGAACAGCTCTCATAAACGGTTTCGAAAGTAGAGTGAAAGTGACGGGGTTGCTCAACGCAACGAAACCGTACGGCAGAATCTGCCCGAAAACTAAGCCAGGGAGAAGAAACAGCAGAACAGCGTAAGACGTCCAACCAAAAAGATTCACGACCGCTATAGCAATTAGACGAAAACCAAGGCCACCCGTGCTTGTCGACGATAGGCTCGGTGGCAAAGTGCTCAATGCTCTTAGTCGCAATAGTTTTATCATAATAGCGAGGTATGTTCCCGCTGTCGCTACCGTGAGACAGCACATGACTAAAAAAGGAATTCCCTCGGCTCCAATAAAAGCGCTTTCTCGATGAAACATGAGGAGAAACTCGGAAGAAAGATAACTTAGAGGAAGGCACTTTGTCGTGACGATTATGGCGTAAGTGGAATTGTCTGGAATAGGTTGATTGCTTTGTCTCTCTGTGTTGTAAACTTCTTGAGTCTTTACGTTATACACAGGTCCAAACCAATCATATGTTAGTACTGTTGTCCAGATGGCAAGCGAGACGACAATAGTCCACGCCATGCAAAGGAAAATTAGTACGTAGCCACGTGAAAACTGTTGTATACAGCAACATCTGCCAAACACCACCACTGCGTAATAGAAAGCTATAGTGGCACTGATTATGGCAGAGGCATAAATGCCCGTAGTCTCGAAAAATGCACAAATGACGCACAATGATTCCATAAGTGTTACGTTCTTTGGTAAAACCCAAGTAAAGCACAGCCAATTGCTGTATAAGagagcaaagagaaaaatttgaatgcCGAGAAAAAAGTCTGCAGCAGCCAGATTCATAACGAGTATCGATGGTACGCTATTTCGCTGCTCCCTCCTCGCTCTGCAGCGCCATATTATGACAGTCAAATTGCCAGCAATAATTAGAATGGAGAGAAGAAACCAAAAAACGTCGCCTTGCTCCAAGCTTTCATCTGACGAGTCATCGTCGATGTTCCAGACCTGACCCCGGTGGCGACCCCGAGACCTGTTACACAGCAGAGTGTCGAAGAAGCCGTCGTAGTGTTCACTGCCAGCGGTTGCTGCGGGCATAGACGCGCTTTCCATCTTGTACTACACGAGACAACGACGAGACAGTGACTAGACTACGACCTGTAAGGGAATTGCGACACGATTTAGTCGTGGTATTGCCACAGATAGAATTTGAAAGTGAGAGTAACGTGAAAAAAACTGAAAGACTGCGTCATGCTTTATCTTTCTGAAATACCTATCTCTAAAAGCCATTTCACTTATGCAATAGCAAAATCATCGGTCCTTGTCTAGTCAAGCGGTTTCTGTGGTTTCACTTGGTGGAGCTTTTGTAGCGATGAGAGATTCTCTGTCATTGGTCACATCCTCTATTGGGGTGGGTCTTCCGATCTTGAAGCACACCTTTTGTTTGAGTCTTCCAAGTGCGTTCAGGAAAGGCCGTGAAGTTAGAGTGAACATGAGAGGGTTGCTCAATGCAACAAGAATATTAGGTACCACTACCCCTTCATTATAAATGAAATATAAAATAGCAGCAGCCGTCCAGCCCAGAAAAGTCATCACGGCTGTGGCGATAAGACGAAAACCGAGTCCTCCCACCTTCGTTGATAAATTTCTTGCTTTATCCAACGCTACAAGTCGACATAGTCTGATCACAATTGCTATGTATGCTACTCCTGTCATGACTATGAAGCAGCATACTAAAATAACAACAAACAATAGAAGACCTTCGTTGACGTCTATTGCCAAGCAATTCTCTGGGACGATGAGAGAAATGGTTGAATTGCTGGGTATTAGTCGATTAGTCGCCGCGTCTATGTCATATATTTCTTGCATTTTGGCATCGAATGGAGGATGCAAGCGATCATATGTTACTATTTCGAAGTAGGTCACAATAACGAGGACAATAAACCAATCTACGCAAAGGAAGACTAGTACGCCGCGGCGTGAAAATTTTCGTATGCAGCAGCATCCGCCATAAACCACAGCTACATAATAGAATGCAATAGTTGCACCAATCACTGGAGACACGAATACATATGTGTTGTATAAAACTCCAGTAGCGATGCATAACGATGTCATAAGCGTTGCAGTATTTGGTGAAAGCCAAGCGACACAGAGCAAACTGCTTGTTAGCAAGTGAAATAGAAGCAGTGCAGCTCCGTAGAAGAAGTCCACGGTGGCCAGATTTAGGACGAGCATGGACGGTATGCTACTTCGTTGCTCCTTCTTTGACAAACAACGCCAAATTATGACAGTCATATTGCCCAAAATGATTAGCATAGGAAAAACTAGAGTTAATGCAGTGCCTTCTCCCAACATGGTTTCAGTGTAGATTTCCCAGACTACAGCGCTGCCGTTCTTGCTACACAGAGACTCGTTGTTGAAGTGTCGTTGCTCAGAGCCAAGTGTTGGTGCAGGATCAGACGAAGTTTCTGTGGGCTTAACGGAGATCATCGGCTCCGAGACCAACCGGCTTGGTCGCTGCTTCCGTCTGCTAAATTTTAGAATCCTCCTCTACCAACCGTTGATGACGCAGATCACGTGGGCTCACGTGTGCAGCAGTTGGTTCCCTCTTTTTTATGTGCTCCAATTTGTGTCCTAACGTCTGTCTGTGCAACATTGACTATAGATTTTGCGCTCCAATCCTGCGCTCCTAGGGTAGACGTTCAATGCAAAGATATCAATTAAGATACGCTTATTGGCCACAAACAATCCGCAGTCAATAGCCATTTTGGATTTGCATCACTGTAACTAAATTTTCGAAACACCAAAAGCTTACCAAAACACGAGGAAAGACAAAAATTGTGACATTGAAACAAATACTAGCATGCAACTCTACTACTGTACCCGTGCTCTATTTCATGCAGCTGTCTACGAGTACTCCTGAGTAGTGCTTGGTACTCGTGTAGCAATAAGAGATCCGCTTTCGGAGGCCAGTTCTTCTATTTTGAGGGGTCTTCCCATTTTGAACAGCACCTTTTCCTTGCATTTTCGAAATGGTCTCAAAAATCGCTCTGAAAGTAGAGTGAAGGTGATGGGGTTGCTCAATGCAACAAAACCGTACGGCAGAGTTTGCCCCAAAACCAACTGGGGGTAAACAAACAGCAAAATAACGTAACACGTCCAACCAAGAAGGGTGATGACTGCTATAGCGGCTAAACGAAAACCAAGGCTTCCTACGCTTGCTGAGAGGCTTAATGGCGAAGTGCTGGATGCTCTTCGCCGCAACAGCTTTACTAAGATTGCAAGGTATGTTCCTGCTGTTGCTACAATCAGGCAGCACATGACTGAAAATAGGATTCCTCCTACTTTGATAACTGCTGCATGAGCGTTTTCGTGGTGCCACAGCAAGGAGCCTGAACGGAAGAATACCGAAACAGTATGGGTCACTGGAAGACAAAATCCCGTGTCGATCATTCTTGAACTGTTTGAATAAAGTGAGATAATCTTATTGACATTTTTTGCAATGTTTAAGCTGTAGCTCAATACTATTGAAACTGTTGAGATGGCAACAGCAACGCTGACAATCCATGCTATGCAAAGAAGAGCGAGTAGGCAAGATCGTGAAAACCGTCGTACGCAGCAACATCTGCCAAATACCACCACTGCGTAATAGACAGCTATGGTAGCACTTATCATTCCGGAAGCATAAATGCACGCAGTCTCGAAGAATCCGCTAATGGAGCACAATGCTGTCATAAGTGTTTTGTCATTTGGTGAAGTCCAAGCGAAACACAGCCAGTTGCTGTACAATAGAACGTAAAGGAAAACTTGAATGCCTAGGAAAAAGTCTGCAGCAGCCAGATTGATAACGAGTATTGATGGTATGCTATTTTGCTTCTCTCTCCTTGCTGCCCTGCAACGCCATATTATAACAGTCAAGTTGCCAGCAATAATGAAAATAGAGAGAATAAACCAAAACACGTTACCATGCTCCAAGATTTCATCTGACGAGTCGCCGTCAGCGTTCGAGACCCGACCTCGGGAGTTGttacagaagaaaaagaaagcgtcCGAAGAGTTAATGTAAGCGTTTGCAGCGGCTGTAGGGATAGGCAATTTTTTCATCTTGAaagcaaagacaaaggaaaacGATCAATACGGGAATTGCGATGGCAATTGTGAGATTTTTGGCAGCTCCGGCAACGCTTTCACTTTTCGGTGAAGATAAGCCACCACTGCCACTACCGTGTGTCTATGTTAATCAGCAAGATTTCAAAATTGCTAATGCGTTCAGGGCATCTCCTCTTTACTAACGGAAAATATATGTCAGTAGCAAAATTAAAATAGGTaaagtaagagaaaaaggaagacggTGTCGAGCTCATAGCTAAAGGGGGCTAATTCTGATTGCTGATAAAATGTAGAAATCCGCGTCAACAGCAATTAAATCTGCTTTATTCTAGCAAAATTATCAAAAGCCAAAATTACTAAAAAACATGAAAGGTACAAACTCGTGACCATGAAAGAAGTACTAACACGTGCAAACGTAGTTATGCTCCATTTCGTGGCAGCTGTACTACTAGTAGTTCTCTTGACTGATGCTCGGTAGTGCTCGTGTAGGAATAAGAGATTCGTTATCAGAGGCCATATCTTCTATTGGAACAGCCCTTCCAATTTTGAACAACACCTTTTCCTTGAATTTTCGAAGCGCATTCAAAAATGGTCTTGAAAGTAGAGTGAAGGTGACGGGGTTGCTCAATGCAACAAAGCCGTACGGTAGCATCTGCCCAAATTCCGCGCCAGGAAAAACGGACAGGAAAATAAAGTATAATGTCCAACCAAAAAGTGTGATGACCGCTATTGTCGCTAAACGAAAACTAAGGCTCCTTGTGCTTGTTGATTGGCTTGTTGATAGACTTGGAGGCAACGTGCTTGATACTCTTAGCCGCAATAGCTTTATCAAAATTGCCAGGTATGTTCCCACCGTTGCTACCATTAAAAGGCACAGgaatgaaaaaataattgtCCCTACGTTTGCAACTACTTCAGCAGTAGTATTCTCCCAGAACTTGTTGAAAATAAGCTGTGAAAAGATGAAATTTAATGGAACGCAAGTCGCTGTGTTGGCTTCATAGATCAACATACTCCCTGGAGTACTGGGAAATTGATTGGTGGTATTGAAATAGACAAAGGCGTTCACTGAAACAGCTGAGATGGCAACTGCAATGCTGATAATCCACTGTATGCAAAGGAGAACGAGTACTTGTGTACGTGAAAGCCGCCGTACACAGCAACACCTCTCAAACATTACCACTGCGTAATACAAAGCTATTGTAGCATTTATCATGCCAGAAACGTAAATGCACGTAGTCTCAAAAAATCCACAAATAATGCACAGTGATGACATAAGTGCTTTGTTATTCCAAACAAAGCACAGCCAATTGCTGTACAAAAGAACGTAAAGGAAAATTTGAATACCCAGAAAAAAGTCTGCAGCAGCCAGATTGATGACGAGTATCGATGGTATGCTATTTCGTTGCTCCCGCTTTGCTCTGCAGCGCCATATTATCACAGTCAAGTTGCCGGCAATGATTAGAACGGAGAGAATGATCCAAACAACGTTGCCTTGCTTCAAGGTCGCATCTGTCGAGTCATAGTCGTAGTTATAGATCAGACCCCAAGACATGTTACACAACAGCCAAACCGACCGATTGTAGTTTTCGTAGTCGTAGATGTCGCCTGCTTGCATAGTCGCatttttcgtcatcttctgCGGTCTGTAGAGACTCTTTTGCCGTAGCCTAACGTGCGTTATCGTGCCGCAAATCCGTAGCAAATCCGTTCAAAAGGCCGTCGAGGTGCGTTGTTTGGTATTATCGAAGGTGCTTTATCACACCTTCAGTTGACATTTGTTTAGATCTCGTAAAAAGACCTCGTTTCTCGGTTATGCGCCCGAATCGGACGAAGCACGGATACCGACGCATTATCAAGCGTTGCAGTATTTGGTGAAAGCCAAGCGACACAGAGCAAACTGCTTGTTAACAAGTGAAATAGAAGCAGTGCAGCTCCGTAGAAGAAGTCCACGGTGGCCAGATTTAGGACGAGCATGGACGGTATGCTACTTCGTTGCTC is a window encoding:
- the LOC136191051 gene encoding G-protein coupled receptor GRL101-like, which gives rise to MENASLLVGSGDEPHSNASYLQALALRLYLIIQKMENASLLDEPDSKASENLLCNKTWNGKHHMVINMNGDSSSETILHESVVLWLILGLLIIAGNLTVVIWRCRTGKDQRYSIPSILVVNLAASDFFLGVQLILYITLYSNWLCFLWLSPNSTTLMKSLCSICGILETTSIYASVIISATIAFYYSVILGGCCCMKHLSRRGVMILVSIEWITVIAVASLTEKLLFDQYGSVYQMEMHDDPTSAINFTENIAVIGTVTCLPLSYAPYSNPALFTIFLIVYFIMAVAMLTYMATLRKLTLSREPKPRLKGDDFRLIAIIGLTFPAWVSFILVHFYRTELFFAQMLPFTAVALCNPIIFTFTSQPFLKSIRKFKQKLFFKIGRPTRIEDVSNDSESLISTEAPPSDSEE
- the LOC136190913 gene encoding G-protein coupled receptor GRL101-like; this encodes MRLCKQATSTTTKTTIDATLKQGNVVWIILSVLIIAGNLTVIIWRCRAKREQRNSIPSILVINLAAADFFLGIQIFLYVLLYSNWLCFVWNNKALMSSLCIICGFFETTCIYVSGMINATIALYYAVVMFERCCCVRRLSRTQVLVLLCIQWIISIAVAISAVSVNAFVYFNTTNQFPSTPGSMLIYEANTATCVPLNFIFSQLIFNKFWENTTAEVVANVGTIIFSFLCLLMVATVGTYLAILIKLLRLRVSSTLPPSLSTSQSTSTRSLSFRLATIAVITLFGWTLYFIFLSVFPGAEFGQMLPYGFVALSNPVTFTLLSRPFLNALRKFKEKVLFKIGRAVPIEDMASDNESLIPTRALPSISQENY
- the LOC136190807 gene encoding iduronate 2-sulfatase-like; translated protein: MKTRSTMRLHLLVCFELALFAAGQTADQKKNVLFIVVDDLRPSLGAYGQKCVHTPNIDKLAKESLVFDRAYCQQALCGPSRNSFMTGRRPDTTKSWNFIDHFREPSVGLNWTSLPQYFKNHGYFSSGVGKLYHPSLPPQNDPPSWSNLDQFPYVFSKPQTCPNETIWCALPSNGTYFADVNSTAVVRERLEYVAKTKQPFFLGIGFLKPHLSWRFPEEFLKNYPNVDEIIPAKHRLPPDGMPPIAWHGCLPENHYSDLHYPPFNRTTPFPIDVQQMMRRAYYAATSYVDSLVGELLESLDSLGLADDTIVSFHGDHGWQLGEHNEWCKMTNFELGTRVPLMFRVPWKKASMGKRTMALVELVDLYPTLIELAGLPPAREENLEGKSLAALFDDVSRSVKNASLSQYPRCNPDPDVSKKDSCKQTNRAEIRYMGYSMRTDRYRYTEWVKWNGTDLKPEWNDQIGVELYDHQNDDEADFDAFENENIASKNPDVVKELSRKLHELVGS